Proteins encoded in a region of the Pieris rapae chromosome 10, ilPieRapa1.1, whole genome shotgun sequence genome:
- the LOC110996085 gene encoding uncharacterized protein LOC110996085: MAFLYEEDVISDIENGVKERLADYSLHNDCISDDLTDQCKESVDVDEVNLTKLKATDDPLLEISLRAEQEAADSAEEASHNLSTEKQDNETKDNPLCEISLRAEQEVAENYKNFTPEELGQSYFMPKKLIKNALRYVNKVQSEHYSMLKKCKQTLLDKQLSTVIIRSRKRIDTTHGCVHWRVRFLKAINTAIYSHDWNKLLYILRKSPIDEHINKKTEYHYIRALTILLMNHPYAKSQSLLNHYFHMVLSCRSDQDKKALYKVLLTMPDKLMGFNVYNRLHNKMNDNEESIGNVSKNQNDLTKTLE; encoded by the exons atggcTTTTCTTTATGAAGAAGATGTTATAAGCGATATTGAAAATGGTGTCAAAGAAAGGCTTGCTGATTATTCTTTGCATAATGACTGCATATCGGATGATTTGACTGATCAGTGCAAAGAGAGTGTGGATGTAGACGAAGTAAACTTAACAAAGTTAAAAGCTACTGACGATCCTTTACTTGAAATATCACTCCGGGCAGAGCAAGAAGCTGCAGACTCTGCAGAAGAGGCATCCCATAATCTTAGTACAGAAAAGCAAGACAATGAAACTAAAGACAATCCTTTATGTGAAATATCACTTCGGGCAGAGCAAGAAGTTGCTGAGaactataaaaattttacaccAGAGGAACTTGGACAAAGTTATTTCAtgccaaaaaaattaatt AAAAATGCACTGcgctatgtaaataaagtgcAATCTGAGCACTACTCAAtgcttaaaaaatgtaaacagacTTTATTGGACAAACAACTATCTACAGTCATTATAAGAAGCAGAAAAAGAATTGATACAACACATGGTTGTGTTCATTGGAGAGTAAGATTTTTAAAGGCAATTAATACAGCAATATATTCACATGATTGGAATaagttattgtatattttaagaaaatctcCAATAGATgaacacattaataaaaagactGAATATCATTACATTAGg GCATTAACAATTTTGTTAATGAACCATCCTTATGCAAAATCACAGtctttattaaatcattattttcacATGGTCCTGTCCTGTCGCTCTGATCAAGataaaaaagccttatatAAAGTACTGCTCACAATGCCTGATAAACTAATGGGATTTAACGTCTACAATAGATTGCACAACAAAATGAATGATAATGAAGAATCAATAGGAAATGTAtctaaaaatcaaaatgattTAACCAAAACTCTAGAGTAA